One region of Oryza glaberrima chromosome 7, OglaRS2, whole genome shotgun sequence genomic DNA includes:
- the LOC127780365 gene encoding organic cation/carnitine transporter 2-like: MADAATTPLLTSHEAKPAKALSIDDAIETYIGATGARQLLTAMLLAFAWAFEAQQVFMPVFTDAEPTWHCTGVAAGDPGSFCSLAAASASASACALPPGTWEWDRPAETSVVSEWALKCGGGGPALVSLPASSFFAGNLAGGFLLTTLADTLLGRRKMLVLSLVTMSVAGVLTVFSPNVWVYAALRFVCGFCRSTAGTSAMVLSTELVGKWWRNTVSVAAFVFFSVGFMSLPALAYTLREASWRNMYVWTSLPSLCYAVLLYFLVQESPRWLLVRGRKQEAIAALRQIASLNGGEGITTSSFTKLETCAGEVGDGVAGGEGMFATLRSICERRWALRRLAAITTATFGVGVVYYGMPLSVGSLSSDLYLSVAYNAAAELPSSVLSWLLMGRFNRRSSLVALTAASGLCSLACVVIPDPEAGAGGSRLRLAAELASFFASCAAYDVLLMYSIELFPTSVRNSAVGLVRQAGVLGGVVAPMLVALGRERSYWSFGVFGLTVGCLGLFVTCLPETKGRRLSDTMEDEEEAAAVLSGG, encoded by the coding sequence ATGGCCGACGCGGCCACCACCCCGCTGCTGACGAGCCATGAAGCAAAGCCGGCCAAGGCACTGTCCATCGACGACGCCATCGAGACGTACATCGGCGCCACCGGCGCCCGCCAGCTGCTCACGGCCATGTTGCTGGCCTTCGCTTGGGCTTTCGAGGCGCAGCAGGTGTTCATGCCCGTGTTCACGGACGCGGAGCCCACATGGCACTGCACCGGCGTCGCGGCCGGCGACCCCGGCTCGTTCTGCTCGCTGGCGGCCgcttcggcttcggcttcggcgtGCGCGCTCCCGCCCGGCACGTGGGAGTGGGACCGCCCGGCCGAGACGTCGGTGGTGTCGGAGTGGGCGCtcaagtgcggcggcggcggcccggcgctcGTCTCCCTCCCGGCGTCGTCGTTCTTCGCCGGCAACCTCGCCGGGGGCTTCCTGCTCACGACGCTCGCCGACACTCTCCTGGGACGAAGGAAGATGCTCGTCCTGTCACTGGTGACCATGTCCGTCGCCGGCGTGCTCACGGTCTTCTCGCCGAACGTGTGGGTGTACGCCGCCCTGCGGTTCGTGTGCGGGTTCTGCAGATCCACGGCGGGCACGTCCGCGATGGTCCTATCCACGGAGCTCGTCGGGAAGTGGTGGCGCAACACGGTGAGCGTCGCCGCGTTCGTCTTCTTCTCCGTCGGGTTCATGTCACTCCCGGCGCTCGCGTACACGCTCCGCGAGGCGTCGTGGCGGAACATGTACGTGTGGACGTCGCTCCCGTCCCTCTGCTACGCCGTCCTCCTCTACTTCCTCGTCCAGGAGTCGCCGCGGTGGCTGCTGGTGCGCGGACGGAAGCAGGAGGCCATCGCGGCGTTGCGGCAGATCGCGTCGCTCAACGGCGGCGAAGGCATTACAACGTCGAGCTTCACCAAGCTGGAAACGTGCGCCGGGGAGGTCGGGgacggcgtggccggcggcgagggcatgTTCGCCACGCTGCGGTCGATATgtgagcggcggtgggcgctcCGGAGGCTGGCGGCGATCACGACGGCCACCTTCGGCGTCGGCGTGGTCTACTACGGGATGCCGCTCAGCGTGGGCAGCCTGAGCTCCGACCTCTACCTGAGCGTGGCGTACAACGCGGCGGCCGAGCTCCCGTCGTCCGTCCTCTCGTGGCTCCTCATGGGCAGGTTCAACCGGCGCAGCTCGCTGGTCGCGCTCACCGCGGCGTCCGGGCTGTGCAGCCTCGCGTGCGTCGTCATCCCGGACCcggaggccggcgccggcggctcgcgcttgcgcctcgccgccgagctgGCCTCCTTCTTCGCGTCGTGCGCGGCGTACGACGTGCTGCTCATGTACTCGATCGAGCTGTTCCCGACGTCGGTGCGCAACTCGGCGGTGGGGCTGGTGCGGCAGGCGGGGGTGCTGGGCGGCGTGGTGGCGCCCATGCTCGTCGCGCTCGGCCGCGAGAGGAGCTACTGGTCGTTCGGCGTGTTCGGGCTCACCGTCGGCTGCCTCGGGCTGTTCGTCACCTGCCTGCCGGagacgaaggggaggaggttgTCGGACACCatggaggatgaggaggaggccgccgccgtcttgtCTGGAGGATGA